The Ptiloglossa arizonensis isolate GNS036 chromosome 2, iyPtiAriz1_principal, whole genome shotgun sequence sequence ATATTGCATTATAatactaaaattaatttattgctTTTATTTACGACAAATAGTACAACCATTATCCCTATTCAAAATTATTAGTCAttcataatggacaaaaatgaaaaaattatgttATTGCGGAAAATAATTAAGAGTTATCctgattttcccaagtctggtaTTGTATTTCTGTGAGTATTGTGtcagaattttattaaatttattgcttGTATTATACATAAATAACTCAAAACATTTCCTGAGAATTAAGAGAAAGGTAGGCatttaaagtaaaattattacatttcaAGAATTGCTTCTTTTCAGTGATGTATTTGATATATTCCACAATGTGACAGCATTGAGAGCAATGAAAGATTTGATAATGGAGCATGTTTCATGTCTTGAAGTTGATTTGATTGTAGGTCTTGATTCAAGGGGTTTCCTGCTTGGACCTCTTATTTCTATAGAATTGGGAAAACCTTTCTTACCTATTAGGAAGAAAGGTAAACTTCCAGGAAAGGTGATTCAAAAAAACTTTGATTCTGAATATGCACAGGTCAGagcataaaattttatttataatgtgTACCattctattattaatataatttggCTTATTAAACTTGTTTGCATAGAGTACATTTGAGATACAAATAGATTACATAAGCAAAAGAGCAAGAGTAATTATTGTAGATGATCTACTAGCAACAGGAGGTACGGTGAATATAATAACAAAATAAGTTTCttcaattgtataaaaaaaatcttATAACATATGTTTTAACTATACAACTACAGGTTCAATGGCTGCTGCGGTAGAATTAATAAAATCAGCTGAAGCTGAAGTGGTTGAATGTTTAGTCATAATTGAGTTAACTAGATTAAAGGGAAGAGAGAAACTTAGTGTACCTGTTCATTCATTACTTCAGTATGATTGATTTCTACtttaattcaaaattaatataacaattttaaatttaatcaatgtaATCTGTACTAATGTAATAAATGTTTctataacaaaaaatatatctatagagaaattaatatttttgtaaaatggaTGTGTACATAAGAAAGAATATATCTGCAATGTATAATCTCATGTACAAAAAtgcttttttatatttataaatttatgcagattaaaaatgtttatccattaaaattttgtttccacTTTAAACGTTATTACATATCAATGTTTTTTCATATTAAAAACTTTAACTTCATTGTTTAGAGTAATCTTATCGTATATCAAGTATTTTCTGTTTTTGATTTCTGAGATCTTAAAGAATTCAAGAGACTTTGTACTTCATATTCCAATTTGTCTACATTTTGTTGCAATTGTTCATAGTGTTTCGATTTCTTGTTTTTAACATCTAGAATAGCTTCATGATTTGAAATATCAATATCTAATTTTGGAAGATTATGAAAATGTTCACAAATATGCTCATACGTTTCTTGCGTTTTCTGCATATCTGCTGTTGTTCTGCATCTCCAATCCAAATCAGATAATTGTTCTTTAATACATTTTTGTACTTCTAAAAAGTGTAAAGTAATTTAagcttttataatttatttattatcaatCTTAAAGTTTATACAAGATCTTACCATTCAGTCTTGTTTGGTGAATTTGATTCATAAAAACTTCTGTTTCACGTTTTAGTCTCTTTGCCTCTGCAATTTCCATGGCTTTACAATTGCGTTCATGCATAATTCGTTCTTTGATCCTTAATTTCTCCAATTCCAAAATAGAAATGTCATCTgttaaaaattttggaaaatcatGTAACATAAATGGCGGATATGGTCCTTTTAAAGACAATGTAATTAATTCAtttctgtaaaataaaaatagttttacACAATGTATAAGACAGTTTTAGACTGTTTTTAACATTGCCAATTATTACTTActgaaaatattattgtaattatttgtcATTTTACCTGAGATAGCGACTAGGATGTATTCTTAATGGTATATCATTATCAAGTTGTTGAGCAATTTTTAATAACTCTTTGGCTGTAATGTGGCCTTGACTAGTaaaatatcgtttaaaatgTTCTGGTGAATGTAATGAGGAAATTATGATTTCACGAGAGCAAATATTATATGCAATGACACTCATTAACAAAAGAGATGGTCTTTTAAAAGATATTAAATAGTCCCATAAAATTAACCATTCAGGACCAGATAAAACTTCGCTCATTGCAGTCTTTAAAAGTGGCCATGCATATTCGCTGGAAGTTACTCTtcgtttacaaaaaatatttaataaagatgGATCTGTATGCAGGAGAATATTTTCTACTATTCCTAACACATTTAACGGTGGTAAAGGATGATATTCAAACCACTTTtgacaataatttaataatatgcTTAGTATGAGTTCAAAACCAAGTAGAGGATCCTTCTgtaataaaaatgaacaaattgttataaaaaatagAGTTTGACAATTACTAAAATGACATTctctatttcatttttaaaattaataacttttATTACCTGAAAGACCATAAGAAATGGAAATACTaagtttggtaaaaatgaacatTGGGTTAACAAAGGACACCAATGTACTAAGCAATTTATTGTTGTCATTAATAATACCTTTTTACTCCGATTTGCTAATGGATAGTTTTTCAAAAGTTCTGAAGTAAAATTTGCATTTACTGCCTTATTAGTTAAAGCACTATATGCATTTCTATTACTTGGCAATTTTAAAATAGTTGACCATATTAGTACCCGATATGCTTCAGGATATTCTCCAAATTCTTTCAAAATAGGTATTAATCTTTCTGTATGCAATTCTTGTTCTATAAGATGTCTGACACAATGTAAGTGATCATGTATTCCATGTGCACATGGTCTATATGGTTCTTTTAACTTTTGCAAGGGTTTACACTTCTGCGAAAAGAATTTCTCAGCGATTAGTAATTTTAAATGTCCTTCTTCCTCTATATATGCTATATATCTGCCAGTTGAAGAAACTGCAATTTTCCTTATGGGCTTGATAGTTTGTAAGGTATGAGTAATACAACTCTTATTCagatcgaagaaataaagagTACAACTTGGTGAAACACATGCTAATATATTATTTGCACCACCATCCAAGGGTGATGGTACAAGTGATAATTGCTTTGGTCCTACAAAATTGTCTGGTAAATGCAAACTCTTTAATACATTCCAGTCCCAtgtattcaaaataataattttattttgagcACTAGACAGAATCATTGCTCTTCCATTTTGGGTAAAAACAAAGTCTTTAATATTTCGCACACCAAATGTTTTTGCATCAATTTTAACATCATCTTCCAATTGATTGAAATTCCATGCTTGTAAAgtatcattgtaatataatacAACAATATGTCCTAAGTTAGAAAAACTTGCTTTCTTTATCACAACATTCTTTGTACTAACTTTTAACTGTTGAGCTTTACTACAAGAACGTAGACACCATATTACAACTTCTTTACGCGAACTAGTTAAACAATACTTTTTATAAAAGGAAATATGTACAGGTGGTAATTTATGAGCAGTTAATAAGCAAAATTCTGTAATATTTACATCCAcccttaaaatttttatatcagCTTTAGTGAGACCTactaatatttcatatttatttagaGGATTAAATATTACGAATGTTGATTGTCCAACATTTCCTAATTTTTGATAAGATGGAGAATCCTTTGATAGGCCCATATAATACAAATATCCTGCTGAATCAATTGTAACAAGATGTTCCTCATAGCAATCAAACGCCAAATGCATAAAATTAACCCTTGAAGAACACTgcgtttttttaattatttctggtTCAAGTTCAAAAATATCATCAACTTTCTTCAGATCATACCATTTCTtcttatacattatatattgcTTTGTACACAACAAACAAGTCAATTTTATTCCAAAACCTCTATCGTATtacttttttattaatataaactaAATTTAGGTTATGTTTACATTAAGCTGTCAAACACAACATTGTTTACattgttcaaattttatttccttGGAATATTGTATGCATAAAGAAAAAAGTAGTAGTATAATATGAAGGTATTTAGAGGCTTTTTAATAATGACatcaacatttttataaattaaatttacattacAAAACTGATTTATTTCTTTGGTAAAATTTATCTCGTACAATAGTTTGCAATCAACAATTAAATAACAcaattatttattgaaaacaaagtaataatattcaaaatcaGAGGTATAAGTTGAAGTCAAGTTTATAGCGCTGCTTATTGTATACTAGGCATCTCTGGGTTACTGTAAAAAACGGTTAATCAATCTTTCGTATTCTTCGTCAATGATATTCAAGTATAGGGTTAAATgcagaagtaaaaaaaaatgttaataagttaaattttaaattacaatttttaaaaatggcgGTACATTTAATCGTAGAGACAGCGACTACAAGTTATCAAATATTGATCCTTTGTTAATTCTACCggttgtattattttataaaactcATTAAATTATTGTAGTTTGTATTTCTGTTAATTTCTTggtttgtgtattctttcaTTGATATTTATATTTCCAACGAATAATTATATAGTATAGCAGTACACATAAAAATATTACGTATTTCTGTGACAATTATAACCAGTCCGAAAATATCGCACGAAAAATGTTATAGAATCTGAGACATACATATATTGTTTGAATGCGTCATGTGCGTTTGTTTGTGAGATgccaattaaaaattgtaacaataataccaagaaattctaaaaatactATCGTTAACACGATGACAATTGATATTATttgtttaatataaatattaggaAATTTTACAAGTGTTCTAAGATCTTTAAATTGTTAGTTTAGTCAAATTTGTTATTATATGAATTAATCAAAAGTATTATATTGAACGTAATATAAAtgataaaatgtattttatataattcgCTCATTTTACCTTTTTAAATCAAGTTATACAATTCTATTTTGTGGTATTTTTAgtagaaaataaattcaataaaaatgcattttttcaaatttgacagtttaattttaagtttttatATATGAATATGAATGTATAGTCAAgtatgtttaaaaattttgaattataccAATATTTAAATTGACTGTTATAGTATTATAGtaccaagaaaaagaaaaattaaatcattaaaaataattgtttgtttaattaataaatGATACTTATTGTGTAGTTCGTAATAGACgacaatttttcatttgttaatttaaaaaaatgaatgacattattttattttgcttCAAATACCATATACAAACATCCGAATGCATAGTGAATCAAAAATGATTTCATCTCTTAAAATTTTACTTGatttaagaatatttataaatgtcatgtttcattaataaataatcAACTTCTAAACTTGCAATTTCTActcaaatggttaagaaatgtATTACTTCCCAATTCCTTAATAGTAATTGTATAAAGATAGAAATGGTATTCCTAAATCTGGCAAAATTTTAAGATAGAAAGAGTATGTATGTGCTATAGTGCAATTTGCTGTTACAAAAATGTGATTGTGATCACAAATTTTATGAGCGTACATCAATGTCGAAATAATAAGTTTAAAGTATTTTTTGCACATATCTTAATTTACAGTACAACAAACTCTGCTTATAGGACAGGTCTCGTACACTATAAAGCTATTCAGTTAAAACTAATATAAAAGACATTCATACATAAATGAAATGCCAATCTGTAAAATCAGTCTTACAGTTTAAAAATCAGATCTGTGTTTTCCATGCTCATAACATTATGGGAGCAGGAATACATTTAAGTACattcaaataaaaaacagaGCAACGGTGATGTACAGAGACAAAATTGACGAGTACCGTCAAAGCAGACACCTGAATACTTATTACATGAATATCTGGCAGCTTGTTAAAAATGACGATACTTATTTCGTCTGTGTGCACAAAACAATACATCGAAGCGAAATAATTCAACGTGCTTTCGTTTCCTGATGCTCAATAAACTTGAACAACTCATGACTGAGTTTGAGTTTTATGGAAACAACATTCTTAGGAGAGGGCACTTCTTATCATATAAACAGTCATTTTTCGAAATcttgttaataaatactttCTTCGTCGAAATATTCATCATCCATTGAACATTAAGTGAAGAGCTGCACAATCTTAAAGGAGTATTAAAAATTATCCTGCACTTATACAATTTATATATAGAGTATATCGCCTAATTATGTCATACAATAAATAATATCAATTTCTTTACAAGCAACATGAAATGTGAGTTACTATGTTCAGAAATAGAATACTTTTGAATGAAATGAATTTGTTTCAATTATCCGCTgtataatttctaaaaaaaacttctgaattatttttaatcagaTTTCAATATTGATCTCTGATCAATTACTGCTCattttactttaaaatttaacgaagagaagAAATAACACGAATCCCTTCCACTTTTaccattattttacaaaatttgtatgaTATGGATGAACATTATATATCTATATAGcataataaaatttcaacaaaatATCTTTACATTTTTTGTCTAATTTTTCAGAGAAAGTAGCTGCGATAATTCTTATAGTCtaagaaacagaaagaacagTTCAAACAGAAGATTAAAATCGAATCATTCTGTTCTGAGGACGAgcaatatgtataaaaaaaattccctcCCCTTTTCATCGGTTCAATCCGACAGTTAATGCGATCTTTTGAAACATCTTCAATTCGTTTCTCTCGTCTCAAGTGTTTCAGGAACAACTCATCAAGTTTGAGAAGCTCGAAAGCAAAATTGTCTTCGTGGAGTGTATCTTGAGCTTGGCCGGAACCCTGGAATCTCCGTTAGACGTGTAACGAGAAGAACAATTCAATCGACTCGGCCATAAGACGGTACGATGTTTTTTTCTATCCAAACGTCGCAATTCGGATAGTCACGTTCGGGAAGCGTATCTTGTTCAACAATGAGAACTCGTTTCACACCATTAGAATCCGCCTGAGCTACTTCACCGTGCCAAACATAGTGATTGAAAAGTTGCTGCATCGCAGAAACATGCCTTTTTTCCGCAGGTGTACGTGCAGCAAACGATCCAAGTATTGCTGCAGCATCGCTGTCCGGATCTGCGATTTGGCCTCGCGGTTGTGTTGCCACGTAGAATGGAATGTTAGTTTTCATTCTTGCGACTGTTAGCAATGGGCATACTACACGAATGTCCGATATCATGCTTAACAAACCCTTCAGTGTTGCATTGTAACgcctgaaagtaagaaacaaaGGTCTAATTAAACTCTTTAAATTTGATATAATCTAACGTATTATCTGAAACACTACACAACAGACATTTTACTGTTGTTGATGGTAGCTTCTTCTTAAATTTaggtttatatgttatatgaaGTTCTAACAAACCGAAGAGCTTCATCGGCCAATCCCATTGTTCCCAGCAAGGACTCCCGTACAATTTTTTCGACTTGTGTAGAGTTGAGAGTCATGTTTGAATTCAGGTACTTAAGCGGAACCCCAGCATGAGCTGTAGTGCCCATCACGATCTTAGTTGTAAATTCGTCCCTTGTCCAAATTTGACCAACAGGTTCTTGAAGAATAACACGGTCAAGTACGAGCCACTCGTGTCTCCCATCTTTTGATTTAGCTTCTCTGGTCTCAGGAAGCCCGACGTTTCCCAATTTCCAAGTCTCCGGTATAGAGGCCATTAATTCTTCGGCGCTTTTACTTCTCAAACAGGCAGCATCACTGCACTTTATAGAATCGAGAAATTGTTCGCTAAGTTTCTCTGAAACCTCTAACTCTCTTCCAGGGAATATTGCGCTACCGCTAGATATCCAAACTCTAGAAAATAATCCTTTTGTTCGCCGAGTACCAACTAGTGTCGTGACAAGGGTACCTGCAGCTCGGTGACCCCAGACAGTAACAGACTTCTTGttaccaccgaaattttcgataTTGAGTTGAACCCATTGAAGTGCTGCTATAATATCCGAGAGTCCATAATTTCCAGATGTGGGAGGATGTGTTGTTCTTGTAAGCGGCTCCGCAGCTAAGAAACCAAATATCCCTAATCTGAAATATAGTCAGAGATAATGATAATGTTCTAATTGCTTTGAATAGTATTTTGAACACACTTGGTAGAATTAGTTTGGTAATAATATTAACACTAAAGGTAATGATGATCTTAAGAACATTTTATGCTTACCGGAAGTTTGGTCTAACAAAAACCATGTCACGAACGCGCGCTAACTTTGCAGAGGGCTGCATTACACCGGGAGAGCCACTGCTAAGAGTCTCTGCACCGATCATGACAACTACCGGCAAAGGTGAATCATATCTAACTTCAGGCGTGAAAACATCTAGATGCAAGCAATTTTCGGTCCCAATCGCACCACCAGAGGCATCCCATTGCCAACAGACATCCGAAGAATTGTGTGCCAGGTAAGTATCCGTCCAACAGTGTTCGATTCTTCGTAAGGATTCTGCAGGTTGCCAACGACGATTTTCGAGCGGTGGAATTGCATAAGGGATCCCGCGAAAGGCAAACGCACCATCTTCTGATATCCCCTGCACAGGGCCGCAAGAAGCAACAGCCTCGACGTAATTTCCATCTTTTACTAGTTGCGTAGAAGCTTTTTTTGGACCGACAGAAGCAACGcagatgatgatgatgacggaTATTAGAATACATAGGGTCGCCACTATCGAGAGATACATTATTcatattaaattattgtattctctaaacatttataattaaattaagtaCAATCAAATTTACAGTTAAAATTAATTGAACCTTTTTATTAAAGGACACATTCAAGAGTTTTTAACAATTTACAATTGTAAAATCTTGGGCTGTAAAAATCTATAATATAAAGTCTCAAAGATttcgatttataatatttccatTTATTTGCCGAATACGAACGtttaagtttcatgtagataatTTTAATTACTGCGCACCTAGCACGAACAAATTCCTTCTTGCAGCAGATATGCAAGCAACGAGAAAGTGTTGCTTTGGAGATTCTATATCATCTGGAGCGTCTCCATCGAGTCGAACAGTTTCCATACCATCTTCATTGCCAATGGGATTTTTTTCCCCTGCGCTATCGTTAAGCGTTTCAACGCTAGCTAATCCCGCAGCTCCAGTTGTCCCTAATTCTACTTCACCTTCctaaaagaaaacattttctcgattaaagcaattaattttgtaatattttaatatatatatattaatctgTTTATTATATATAACAAAAGCTGAAATCAACATAAacactttttatatttatattttgcacGAAATGTATGAAAGAGTGTACACAAAGctcaagaattattttttacgcgttagactatcgaatataaatttattctgCGCTTCCACGTGTTAATCAACGTGGCTAACCAAGACGTAAAAAGAGAAAAGCGCTCGTCGACAGTAggagaatattttaagaaaagatTTCATGTGCTCGAGTGTTCTAAATTGCGTCTTAAGATTCTGTAAGGTTTCGCTCGGTAAGCACAATTTTACCGTCGAGCTATTGGTTtaagtattttatttcattgattTCATCAAATCAACGCTTAACTAAAAAGCGTCATTTtcattattgataaaatttttaagctgttaaagaaattcgaaataaaagttaaatttaaaaatacaaccgAACGTCAGTGTTCATAAACACTTCGTTACCTTATTCTTTTTTCGAGGGAAAACAGAGACCAAAGGTAACTTTATGGCGTCGAGGATTCCCTTtcgtccttctttttcttttgagtCCTTGCTCGGCGTGTTCGTCTTTTCCGAGGATATATTTTGCTCGTTTTCTTTGGCATTTTTCTCGGTCACTTCACTATCGCCCGATTCAACGGGTTTACTTTCATCAtcctaaaaataattaaaaaaaaaaaaaaaaaaaaaagaaaataaaagaaaaagaaaacagttaTACCTACATTACACATCCCATGTTGAAATAACTTTTTCAAAATTAggacaattatttttaacggaTATTGTCATCGATATTCGGAACATCATCATTATTACTGCAGTGATGCTTATCATTATTTAAAAGCGCGTGATCAATAATGCCAGGTGTACTGTTCGGCTGACGTCATCCATTGGTTTaatgttggaaaaaaaaatcgttacgGGGCTATGGTCACCCCTCATGAACACGCTATGGTACTCCAGGAACTTGTGCTCTTTGAGTGGAGTCGCCTCGTCGTAAACAGATGTTAATCGACCAAAAGGAAACAGCGTATTTGAACCACTCTTGTTCATTCGCATCCGTTTAAATTAACAGTTTAATCGCAACCGAAATAATTAAACGTGTTGCACCGAATTCTTTTGAGATTAGGTCGATGCATTATCCCCGGCAAAGATCGCGTGATCAATAACACAATTTCATATGTTATGTGTACTCGtaaaatacgaaaatatttaaattcatatttaattaaattgctTCGCCTGTTCTGATAAGTATTGCATATACCAAAAGTTTAATAATAACTTCTATGCACACATATTTGTGTAACTATTATTAAAGAccttgtattaatatttaaatccaGAGTGTCTcgtaatttataatacaattaaaaaagGAATTGTGGTGATTCTTCTTTCGAAAACAAGTCGATACtttacaataaaattttgttgcaaaaaTCAAATTCGAAGATTCGATGCATGAACGGACTATCAACTTTTAGTATTAAATATCAATTATCTCAAAAAGCTCCACATAGAAAACATGTATTtcacattttcgacttatttttgtgCGGAGTTGCACTGTATTCAATCTCATGCAAGGCAAGGGAATTTTAATCGTGTACAGGATGTTTAAATCACGGACTGATTGCACCGCAATTACTTTTAGATTAAGGATCGTTGATCTATGAACGTAAATAGACAATTGTTACAATTACTTTGCAGGGTTCCTTGCTCTTCGTACGGCAAAAGCCAGGCATCTTAATGCCACCAATCGGGATTTTCTTTTTAGGCTTCTGTTCTTCGGATTCCGAGTCTGGTGCGGGCGATGCTACCGTGTGCTTCGTATTTTCAGCGTTCAGCATCTTCTCCCTCTCCTCCTCCGCAATTTCCTTCTTATCCATGCTCTTTTCTTGATCCCCCTGGCTCATGATTTATCGCTAAAATCGACCAATCCGGTTtaagttaaattaaatttgtctCGTCGAATTTTACATCGTTCATCAATTACACACCATCAACCGAAAGcgacgtaaaaataattttgggaCGAACAATTaggtacaaatatttgaaagatGATTTGTGGATAAATAAAACGCATCTTCTTTCATTATGTTGCAAtttatataacttataacgtattcctTCTATTAATCTTTTGTTCTTCAAACATAGTGAAGATTtcttttttgtaattaaaatattgtaatgataaatattgtaaattaatgAATGATATTAACTGTACTACAACGTTGAATCTAAATGTTAGCCTTGTCGAAAATGATAAATTGAGAGTCACTCAACAATAAACGTCGCTGCATTTCTTAGAAAAGGAAATATtgcaacgaaaaatattatgaaataatattgTCTTTTCCGCGACGATATACATGTCTTCTGATGactttcttttaataattaattcggACATACTTTCCTTTTTTAAAAGAAACTCTTtgatggaaaatatattttattggtAGTCCAAACAACGCAGGGAAAACGCGCGCGGAAACCGCAATGTGGATCGCCCTGTACGTATAAGCATTGCAGCTGGCGTCGGGACGCCCAGACGTAAACCGATCGATCGGATGGCATTGCTCTCTGAGCCTATTGCCTCCAGGAGTCTAGTCGTACATAACTACCTGGCTTATATTTCCCCTATTGCAGAAAAATTTCCTCTTTTGTCAAATGGTGGTTACTTATGATCGATATACAATTTTCAACGCtaaatacgataaaaatatgtatatatatttacaaataatttgtCTATTAATGAGTAGAAAATAAGGAAAAGTTATAATACAATTTGATGCTTACATCGATAATGTTATAAAATATCAGCAAAATTAGAAATGCGATAAAATATAGCAATGTTAATATTTAAAACATACTAAATCTTCTCAAAATCTTTAGAACTATCACAtaatatgaaaatgaaaaaatctgATTCATTTAGATAACTTGAAATCGATTTACAGGTAAGTTTTACAAATAATTAGGTCCCACTATAATTAACGATTAACTATTTACGTTTGTACccaatttattcttttttttaattctataatGGAATAACTAATTGCgatataaatgtaataaattatagGAATGTATTAAGTTGAGAATCATAATATAATTCATAATATGCTTTCGTTGTATgaatgattttttaaaatatgttaTGCAATTAATCATTCCTATTTCTTCTTTAAACTACTGTTCGTCTCTGATTCAACTATAATGACATGCATATATTAATGGTCTTTTCGATTCAAAAATATCTAAgaaatgttatttttaaatGTAGCAGGTGATGACTGCAAGCTTTCACGAAAAAATTcattagaataaattttaccgCTTAAAATGCTAAAGCGATTCGTTATTGTTTATTCCTCCCCTAGCTTTCAATCCCTTTATATTGTCTCACGCATCAGTCTAGTACGGTGCAGTTCCGAAACAAATGCATTCAACTTTCTCTTTTGTGAGGTACACTTTATTCAGTTTGATGCGTTTATTTCTTTACCTTCTTaactattttactattttacctttttatttaataagaaattatttaaactcTTTGATCCTGTTAACATTctgtttacttttttctttatatAATAATCATCGAATCtaaggaaaatattatttatattttgtgaAATTTCATAAATTGTTCGTATTACACGATTTTTTCGATTACAATTACTATCCGTTACTTAAACACACTCTCATAAATTTGTAGTCATTTGTTTAGCTTCTCTGGCAAGTCGCCGGCTTACCAACGATTCGgttcaaattattttctcgtTATACGAATCGTATGAATCGTAAATAAGTATTTATAAAGACTCACGCTTTTCGACGTATCGAAGAAGGACGCCACTGAATTTTGTGgaggaatttcttctttcacgtACTTAGAACTCCTCGAAACGTTAACCGGTCTCAAGATGAGAACGTTCACGTTGACGGTATTGATTACTTCATCGATCGTAAGATGATACACAAATACGATTTCAAGCGTTAGGAGAAAACGGTTTGAAACAGCGC is a genomic window containing:
- the Aprt gene encoding adenine phosphoribosyltransferase, producing the protein MDKNEKIMLLRKIIKSYPDFPKSGIVFLDVFDIFHNVTALRAMKDLIMEHVSCLEVDLIVGLDSRGFLLGPLISIELGKPFLPIRKKGKLPGKVIQKNFDSEYAQSTFEIQIDYISKRARVIIVDDLLATGGSMAAAVELIKSAEAEVVECLVIIELTRLKGREKLSVPVHSLLQYD
- the LOC143143312 gene encoding TBC1 domain family member 31; translated protein: MYKKKWYDLKKVDDIFELEPEIIKKTQCSSRVNFMHLAFDCYEEHLVTIDSAGYLYYMGLSKDSPSYQKLGNVGQSTFVIFNPLNKYEILVGLTKADIKILRVDVNITEFCLLTAHKLPPVHISFYKKYCLTSSRKEVVIWCLRSCSKAQQLKVSTKNVVIKKASFSNLGHIVVLYYNDTLQAWNFNQLEDDVKIDAKTFGVRNIKDFVFTQNGRAMILSSAQNKIIILNTWDWNVLKSLHLPDNFVGPKQLSLVPSPLDGGANNILACVSPSCTLYFFDLNKSCITHTLQTIKPIRKIAVSSTGRYIAYIEEEGHLKLLIAEKFFSQKCKPLQKLKEPYRPCAHGIHDHLHCVRHLIEQELHTERLIPILKEFGEYPEAYRVLIWSTILKLPSNRNAYSALTNKAVNANFTSELLKNYPLANRSKKVLLMTTINCLVHWCPLLTQCSFLPNLVFPFLMVFQKDPLLGFELILSILLNYCQKWFEYHPLPPLNVLGIVENILLHTDPSLLNIFCKRRVTSSEYAWPLLKTAMSEVLSGPEWLILWDYLISFKRPSLLLMSVIAYNICSREIIISSLHSPEHFKRYFTSQGHITAKELLKIAQQLDNDIPLRIHPSRYLRNELITLSLKGPYPPFMLHDFPKFLTDDISILELEKLRIKERIMHERNCKAMEIAEAKRLKRETEVFMNQIHQTRLNEVQKCIKEQLSDLDWRCRTTADMQKTQETYEHICEHFHNLPKLDIDISNHEAILDVKNKKSKHYEQLQQNVDKLEYEVQSLLNSLRSQKSKTENT
- the Nrt gene encoding neurotactin isoform X2, whose protein sequence is MSQGDQEKSMDKKEIAEEEREKMLNAENTKHTVASPAPDSESEEQKPKKKIPIGGIKMPGFCRTKSKEPCKEGEVELGTTGAAGLASVETLNDSAGEKNPIGNEDGMETVRLDGDAPDDIESPKQHFLVACISAARRNLFVLVATLCILISVIIIICVASVGPKKASTQLVKDGNYVEAVASCGPVQGISEDGAFAFRGIPYAIPPLENRRWQPAESLRRIEHCWTDTYLAHNSSDVCWQWDASGGAIGTENCLHLDVFTPEVRYDSPLPVVVMIGAETLSSGSPGVMQPSAKLARVRDMVFVRPNFRLGIFGFLAAEPLTRTTHPPTSGNYGLSDIIAALQWVQLNIENFGGNKKSVTVWGHRAAGTLVTTLVGTRRTKGLFSRVWISSGSAIFPGRELEVSEKLSEQFLDSIKCSDAACLRSKSAEELMASIPETWKLGNVGLPETREAKSKDGRHEWLVLDRVILQEPVGQIWTRDEFTTKIVMGTTAHAGVPLKYLNSNMTLNSTQVEKIVRESLLGTMGLADEALRRYNATLKGLLSMISDIRVVCPLLTVARMKTNIPFYVATQPRGQIADPDSDAAAILGSFAARTPAEKRHVSAMQQLFNHYVWHGEVAQADSNGVKRVLIVEQDTLPERDYPNCDVWIEKNIVPSYGRVD
- the Nrt gene encoding neurotactin isoform X1, which codes for MSQGDQEKSMDKKEIAEEEREKMLNAENTKHTVASPAPDSESEEQKPKKKIPIGGIKMPGFCRTKSKEPCKDDESKPVESGDSEVTEKNAKENEQNISSEKTNTPSKDSKEKEGRKGILDAIKLPLVSVFPRKKNKEGEVELGTTGAAGLASVETLNDSAGEKNPIGNEDGMETVRLDGDAPDDIESPKQHFLVACISAARRNLFVLVATLCILISVIIIICVASVGPKKASTQLVKDGNYVEAVASCGPVQGISEDGAFAFRGIPYAIPPLENRRWQPAESLRRIEHCWTDTYLAHNSSDVCWQWDASGGAIGTENCLHLDVFTPEVRYDSPLPVVVMIGAETLSSGSPGVMQPSAKLARVRDMVFVRPNFRLGIFGFLAAEPLTRTTHPPTSGNYGLSDIIAALQWVQLNIENFGGNKKSVTVWGHRAAGTLVTTLVGTRRTKGLFSRVWISSGSAIFPGRELEVSEKLSEQFLDSIKCSDAACLRSKSAEELMASIPETWKLGNVGLPETREAKSKDGRHEWLVLDRVILQEPVGQIWTRDEFTTKIVMGTTAHAGVPLKYLNSNMTLNSTQVEKIVRESLLGTMGLADEALRRYNATLKGLLSMISDIRVVCPLLTVARMKTNIPFYVATQPRGQIADPDSDAAAILGSFAARTPAEKRHVSAMQQLFNHYVWHGEVAQADSNGVKRVLIVEQDTLPERDYPNCDVWIEKNIVPSYGRVD